One region of Gossypium raimondii isolate GPD5lz chromosome 6, ASM2569854v1, whole genome shotgun sequence genomic DNA includes:
- the LOC105773772 gene encoding F-box protein At5g46170, producing the protein MCPVRSDPIHRFHSLPLDHFDRLPDSLLLLIFNKIGDVKALGRCCLVSRRFHSLVPQVDNVLVRVDCVISDDDSSPSSSSSDKSRPAGPFSNLLRLVFGCIVKPLQALGQFLGPKRSLLNETVNAPSSSSSVGGGADDDDAEMGQAGVTHHSPTQVLRNFNEIRFLRIELPSGELGIDDGVLLKWRADFGSTLDNCIILGAASVINDVHSQVSEYGNDGFCSNNSITGNGDDNGSIPESFYTNGGLKLRVVWTISSLIAASARHYLLQPIIAEHRTLDTLVLTDADGQGALRMNRDQLEELRVKPLSASSASKRTQVPALNMRLWYAPHLELPNGVVLKGATLVAIRPSEQSASRKEVSDASWLSTAFEEPYGTAAKMLIKRRTYCLEMNSF; encoded by the coding sequence ATGTGTCCGGTTCGTTCAGATCCCATCCACAGATTCCACTCCCTGCCACTCGATCACTTCGACCGTCTTCCCGACTCTCTCCTTCTTTTAATCTTCAACAAGATCGGCGACGTTAAAGCTCTCGGCCGATGCTGCCTTGTCTCCCGTCGTTTCCATTCCCTCGTCCCTCAAGTTGATAACGTTCTCGTTCGTGTCGATTGTGTCATCTCCGACGACGATTCTTCCCCCTCGTCCTCATCCTCCGACAAGTCACGTCCCGCCGGTCCCTTCTCCAACCTCTTGCGTCTCGTCTTCGGATGCATTGTTAAACCCCTTCAAGCTTTGGGTCAATTCCTCGGCCCTAAACGCTCCCTTCTCAATGAAACGGTTAACGCCCCTTCCTCTTCCTCATCCGTCGGTGGCGGcgctgatgatgatgatgccgAAATGGGCCAAGCTGGTGTCACCCACCATTCCCCTACTCAAGTGCTTAGAAATTTCAACGAGATTCGTTTCCTCCGAATCGAATTACCCAGCGGCGAGTTAGGAATTGACGATGGAGTTCTGTTGAAATGGAGAGCAGATTTCGGATCAACCCTTGATAACTGCATCATCCTTGGAGCTGCCTCCGTTATTAATGACGTGCATTCGCAAGTATCGGAGTATGGCAACGATGGGTTTTGCAGCAACAATAGCATTACCGGCAACGGTGATGATAATGGGAGTATTCCAGAGTCGTTTTATACCAATGGAGGCTTGAAATTAAGGGTTGTTTGGACGATTAGTTCGTTAATCGCAGCATCAGCAAGGCATTACTTACTTCAACCGATAATTGCGGAGCATAGGACGCTGGATACCTTGGTTTTAACCGATGCGGATGGACAAGGGGCGCTTCGTATGAACAGGGATCAGCTTGAGGAGTTGAGAGTCAAGCCATTATCGGCTTCTTCAGCTTCCAAAAGGACGCAGGTGCCGGCATTGAATATGAGGCTTTGGTATGCCCCTCATTTGGAATTGCCTAACGGGGTTGTATTAAAAGGTGCTACTTTAGTTGCAATTAGGCCCAGTGAGCAATCTGCTTCTAGAAaagaggtctccgatgcttcTTGGTTATCAACTGCTTTCGAAGAGCCTTATGGGACTGCTGCGAAGATGCTGATTAAGAGAAGGACGTATTGTTTGGAGATGAACTCCTTTTGA